The genomic DNA AGGCCATCGCCCCCGGCCGCATCGACCTGGGCCTCGGCCGCGCGCCGGGCAGCGACCCCGTGATCACTCAGCTCCTCCGCGGGTCAGGGACCACCAGCGACGTGGAGCAGTTCCCCCGCCACGTGCAGGACATCGCGGCGCTCTTCACCGCCGACGGCGCCACGGTGCGCTTCACCTCCGGCGGGGAGTACACCGTGCGGGCGACTCCCGCCGCGACCGGGGTGCCCGAGGTGTGGCTGCTGGGGTCGAGCGACTACTCCGCGCAGCTCGCCGCCTCCCTCGGCCTGCCGTACGTGTTCGCGAACCACTTCTCCGGACAGGGCCTGGAACGCGCCCTCGACCTCTACCGCACGAACTACCGCCCGAGCGAGGAGCACCCGGAGCCGCGGACCTTCCTCACCGTGAACGCCGTCGCCGCCCCGACCGCAGAGGAGGCGGAGGCCCGTGCCCTGCCGCAGCTGCGGATGATGGCGCGACTCCGACTCAACCAGCCGCTCGTCGCGCTCGAGACCGTCGAGCAGGCCCTCGCCGCGGAGCACGACGCCGCGACCGATCAGGTGGTCGAGGCCGCGCGGTCGCGGTGGTTCGTCGGCACCGGGGAGTCCGTCGCCGCCGAGGTGCGCTCCTTCGCGTCGACCTACGGGGTGGACGAGGTCATGCTCTCCCCCGTCGCCGGCGCCTATGACGCGGAGCCGAAGGACTCGGCCGCGGGGCGCGCGCAGACGCTGGAGCTCGTCGCGGGGGCGTGAGTCGCGTCGCGGGGGTGTTCCGTCGCGGGATCACGAACGCTCCCCCACGCGGCCCGGGCGGCGCGTTTCTGATCCCGCGTCCGGTTGCTCCCGCGTCCGGTTGCTTCCGCCCCGCGGGATCGATATCGCTCCCCTGCGCACTTCCCGCAGCACCTTTCTGATCCCACGTCCGATCGGTCACTTGGTGCGGGATCGATAACGCTCCCTTGAGCGCTTCCCGCGGCACCTTTCTGATCCCGCGCGCCGGCCGTCGTCGCGCCACCCCGTGCGAGCGGGAATCGGGGCCCCGGCAGGTCCCGCAACGCGCTCTTTCGCTCCGTCCGGGAGCCTCTCGCTGTCTCGGCATGCGGGACGGGAAACGTGCCTTCAGCGGTCGCTGGAGGGACACTTCTGATCCGGCGCGAGGAAGAGACCTCCGCCACAATCGCAGGTTGATTCGAATTGTCCACAGGAGCCGGGCGGAGGATGATCGACCGTCCGGACGCCGACCCTGCACGGACAGCATGGACGCATGCGACACCGGATCCCTCTCCCGCCTGACCTCGGCCCTCATTTCGCCGTCCGTGACGCAGCGGCCATCGGGGTCGGGCGGAAGAGATACTCCAGCCGAGACCTCGCGCGGCCGTTCGCCGGAGTGCGGTCGGCGAACGAACCCGCCACGTTCGACGATCGAGTCGCCGCGTACCTTCCACGCCTCCGTGAAGGCCAGGCATTCGCCGGACGCACGGCCCTCCGGCTGTGGGGGCTTCCCGCGCCCGTCCGATGGTCGCCCGATGAGCCCCTCGACGTCGCCGTGCACACCGGGACCTCACCGCCAAGGACGGTCGGTGTCCGAGGGCGCCGCATCGCCCCGGGACGGGCGGACACATGGCACATCCACGGAGTTCCGACGGTCGATCCGGTCAGCGCACTGTTCCTCTGCGCGCGGGAGTTCGTGTTCACGCCGGTCGTCGTGGCGCTCGATGCGCTGGTCACATCGTCCGACGTCTATCCGGGGCTGCGGATGGGCCGGCCGGTCGCGACCATCGAGAGCATCGATCGACAGCTGACGCGATGGGGGCGGTTTCCCGGGTGCGGTCGCATACGCGATGGGCTGGCATTCGCACGACCGGGCGTCGAGTCGCCGAAGGAGACCGAGACCCGGCTGCTCCTCACGAGCTTCGCCCTCCCGGAGCCCGCGATCCAGCACATCGTCTCCGTGGACGGACGCTTCCTCGCCCGGGTCGACCTCGCCTACCCCGAATGCCGCATCGCCATCGAGTACGAAGGCGACGGCCATCGGACGGACCGTGATCAATGGCGGATCGACATCCGGCGTCAGCGCGACCTCGAGGACCACGGATGGCTCGTGATCCGCGTGACCGAGCTCGATCTGCGCGACGGTGGCGCTGCCCTCGCCGCCCGTGTGCGTCGCGCACTCACGGTTCGCCACGGCATCCCTGGATGAGACGTGCTCATGGCTGGGCTTTCGGTCCTCTCCGCGATGAGGGGGCTGGCTCCGGATGTCAGGGAGGCGTAGCCTCGGCGGCAGAGAGAGGGGTTCGACGATGAGCACCAAGACACTCGCACTCTGGGTCGCGTACGGGACGAACGGGGTGGTGGGGAGCATCCGCCACGATGAGAACGGCTATGTGGTGACCATGGCGGGAGCGGACGCGGCGGCCGGGACCTATCCCAGCCTCGCCTCCGCGAAGGGCGCGCTGCACGCCCGTATGCTGCCGGGCAGCGCCTGGCCGCGGTTCCAGGAACACTGACCCGCTCCTCGTCGTGCGGGATCGAAACAGCACCTCCCGAGCCGGTACGAGGTGCGATTCTGATCCCGCGATACCTGCGGCTGTGGGGGATCTCGGCGGCGGGGTGCGCCGGTTGGAAAACGGGCGCAGATCGTTCGGCGAACGTGTGTTATCGATCCCGCCAACCGGGGGCGCGGCATGCCGGATCGAAATCGGGCGCGGGCCGGTACGGGAACGTGCGTTATCGATCCCGAACGCAGGATGCACGCGCGGGCGGGCCGGGTCAGGACTCGGGTTCGCCGGAGAGGATGCCGCGGAGCCAGTCGCGGGCCTCGATGAAGATCTCGTCGGAGTAGCGGTCGGGATACTGCACGATCTGCCGGTCAGCACGCGGGTACGACCCGAGGAACACCACACGGGGGCTGAAGCGGCGGATCCCGAGCAGGGCGTCGGCCATCCGCTCGTGCTCGATGTGACCGTCCGCGTCGATCACGAACCGGTACCGGCCGAGCTCGTCGCCGATGGGCCGGGACTCGATGAGGGAGAGGTTGATGCCGCGCGTCGAGAACTGCTCCAGCATCTCGAGGAGAGAACCAGGGTGGTCATGCGGGAGCTCGACGATCAGCGAGGTCTTGTCGGCACCGGTCGGCGCGGGCGAACGCGTGGTGCGGGTGACGAGGACGAACCGGGTCACGGCCGCCGCGTTGTCGCCGATGCCCTCGGCGAGCACATCCACGTCATAGTGCTGCACGATGCCGGGAGCGGCGATCGCGGCCTGCGCGGGCGAGGTGCCGTCGAGGACGCCGATGGCCGAGGCCACGTTGCTCGCCGCCGGCACATGCGAGTGGGTCGGGAGGTGTTCGCCGAGCCAGCCGTGACACTGCGCGTAGGCGACGGGGTGCGCGGCGATGACCTCGACCTGGTCGAGAGTGGTGCCGCGCGGCGCGACGAGGACGAAGTTCACCCGCACGAGGTACTCGCCGATGATCCGGAGCCCCGGCAGAGTCGCCAGCGCGTCCTGCGTGGTCGAGACCCCGCCCTCGATGGAGTTCTCGATCGCGATCATGGCCGCGTCGCTCCGCCCTTCGAGGACGTCCGCGAGCGCCTCGCCCACGTTGTGCACCGGTCGCCAGTCCTGTCCCCTGGCCTCGGCCACCTGGTCGAGCGCTGCCTCCGTGAAGGTTCCGGCTGGTCCGAGATAGCTGTAGGTGCGGCGTGCAGTCACGGCGTTCAGCCTATCCCTCGGTGACTCATGGGGTTCCCGCGTGTCAAGGCGGATGCGCGTATCGGCTGCACGGGGCAGACTGAGAGCATGAGCAGCCGTGCCGGCCTCCCCGCGGAGGAAAGTGACCTGATCGACGTCGACGAGCTGATCGCCGCCTACTACGACCGCGTGCCGAATCCGGATGTCGCGAGCGAGCGGGTCGTGTTCGGCACCAGCGGGCACCGCGGCTCGTCGCTCACGAAGAGCTTCAACGAGAACCACATCCTCGCGACGACGCAGGCCATCGTCGACTATCGCGCCGCGCAGGGCATCACCGGTCCGCTCTTCCTGGGGCGCGACACCCACGCGCTGTCCCTCCCGGCGGAGCGCAGCGCCATCGAGGTCCTGCTCGCGAACGGCGTGGACGTGCGCGTCGACGCCCGGGACTCGTGGGTGCCGACCCCCGCGCTGAGCCACGCGATCCTCACGTACAACCGCGACCGCGCCGCCGATGACCCGGGCCGCGCGGACGGCATCGTCGTGACCCCCTCGCACAACCCGCCGCGCGACGGCGGCTTCAAGTACAACCCGCCCCACGGCGGTCCCGCCGACACCGATGCGACCGGCTGGATCGCCGACCGCGCCAATCAGCTCATCGCCGGCGGCCTGACCGAGGTCCGTCGCGAGCGCTTCGCCGACGTGGACTGGGACGCGATCACCGGGTACGACTTCCGCGACGCCTATGTGCGCGACCTCCCGTCGATCATCGACATCGAGGCGATCCGCCGCGCCGGCGTGCGCATCGGGGCGGACCCGCTGGGCGGCGCGTCGGTGGAGTACTGGTCGCTGATCGCCGAGATGCACGACATCGACCTCACGGTCGTCAATCCCGAGGTCGACCCCACGTGGCGCTTCATGACCCTCGACTGGGACGAGAAGATCCGGATGGACCCGTCGTCTCCGTCGGCCATGGCGTCGCTCGTGGCGAAGAAGGGCGACTACGACATCCTCACCGGGAACGACGCCGACGCGGACCGGCACGGCATCGTCACCCCTGACGCCGGGCTCATGAACCCGAACCACTTCCTCGCCGTCGCCATCGACTACCTCTTCTCCCACCGGGAGCACTGGCCGCGCGAGGCCGCCGTCGGAAAGACGCTCGTGTCGTCGATGATCATCGATCGCGTGGCCGAGTCGCTCGGGCGGCGTCTGCTGGAGGTTCCGGTGGGCTTCAAGTGGTTCGTGCCCGGACTGCTCGACGGCTCGGTGGCGTTCGGCGGCGAGGAGTCGGCAGGCGCCTCGTTCCTGCGCCACGACGGCTCCGTGTGGTCGACCGACAAGGACGGCATCCTCCTCTGCCTGCTCGCGGCCGAGATCCTTGCGGTGACCGGCAAGACTCCGTCCCAGCGCTACGCGGAGCTGGAGGACGCCTTCGGCGCTTCCGCCTACCAGCGCGTCGACGCCCCCGCGACCCCTGAGCAGAAGGCGACGCTCGGCAAGCTCGCCCCGGAGTCGGTGACCGCGACCACCCTCGCCGGCGAGGACATCATCGCGAAGCTCTCCCACGCCCCCGGCAACGGTGCGGCGATCGGCGGCCTCAAGGTGCAGACTCCGCACGCATGGTTCGCCGCGCGCCCGTCCGGAACCGAAGACGTCTACAAGCTCTACGCCGAGAGCCTGCGCGGTCCCGAGCACCTCGCGGAGGTGCAGGCCGAGGCCCGCGCCGTGGTTTCCGCCGCCCTCGGCGACTGATCCTCCCTCCCCCGGCGCCGCGTCCGCGCGTGCTCCGGGATCGAAACCGCTCCCCTCGGCCACCGCCGGGGGGAGTTTTCGATCCCGCCCGGCTTGGCGCCGGCGAGGGACCCTGGTGATCAAGTCCACCCGAGGCCGGGCGGACGAGCCCGCGGCGGGATCGGAAACGGGCCCGCCACGCCTCGGGGAGGGACGTTGTTGATCCCGTCACCCCCGGGCCGGGCGGGAGCCGAGGCGCAAAGCCGGTGGCGGGATCGGAAACGGGCCTGGCACGGACTGGAGAGGGACTTTCCTGATCCCGCTAGCCGGGGCGCGGCGGGAGCCGACGCGCAGAGCCCGGGCGGGATCGAAAGCGGGCGCGGCAGGCCTCGGGGAGGGACGTGATCGATCCAGCCGCACCCGGGCGACGGTTCCGCTCCCGGGACCTCCTGACAATGGGACGGTCGTACGGTGCACCACCCGGTGCGGGGTCAAGAACGATCCTCATCAGCGTTTCGCAGGAGCATTCTTCATCCCACGCCGGACCGTCGGCTTCCGTGCACGCTCGGGCGATGAGGCCCTCCTGTTGTAGCGGGGTCGGTCCGTCGGCGCCGATCCGTCCGCCCCTCCTCTTGCGGGATCGATAACGGACTCGTCGGGGGTCCCGGACGGGCCTTTTCGATCCCGCTCCGCCGACCGCCCCTGCTGCGGGATCGAAAACGGGCCCGGGGGACGCTGGGGAGGGGCCGTTTTGATCCCGCATGCGGGCGGGGGCGGGGGCGGAGGACGGGGGCGGGACGGGGGCGGACCGGGGGGTCAGTCGGCGTCGGTGGAGGAGCCGAGGAGCTCGCGGACGCGGCTGGAGACGCGGTGGAACTCCTCCCTCTCCAGAACATCGGCGTAGCCGCGGCGGGCCGGGAGGTCGACGCGGTGCTCCTCCAGGATCCGCCCGGGGCGCGGCCCCATCACGATGACGCGACTGGCGAGGTAGACGGCCTCCGCGACCGAGTGGGTCACGAGCAGCACGGTCGTGCCGGTGGCGCTCCAGATCCGGTTGAGCTCGACGTTCATACGCTCGCGCGTGAGGGCGTCGAGGGCGCCGAACGGCTCGTCCATGAGCAGCACCCGCGGCTCGTGCAGCAGGGCGCGGCACAGCGACACCCGCTGCTGCATGCCACCGGAGAGCTCGTGCGGCAGTGACTTCTCGAAGCCGGTGAGACCGGTCATCTCGATGAGCTCGTCGGCACGGGCCTGGGCCTTGCGCATGTCCATCCCGCGCATCTCGGCCTGCAGGAGGATGTTGCCGCGGACGCTGCGCCATTCCAGAAGCGCCGCCCGCTGGAACACGTAGCCGATATCCTGCCGCGGACCGCGGACCTCGTCGCCGCGCAGGCGGATGCTGCCGCGGCTCGGAGCGGTGAGTCCCGCCACGGCCTTCAGGAGCGTCGACTTGCCGCAGCCCGAAGGTCCGGCGATGGAGAGGAACTCCCCCTCCTCGACGCGCAGGTCGACGCCCTCGAGGGCCGTGACCTGGCGCCGCTTGGAGGCGAAGGTGATCGCGAGATCCGAGACCTCGAGCGCCGGAGCGGTGCTCGTGGCCGCGGGTCCGCGTTCCTGCTGAACGTGGGTATCCATGACGATCGGTCTCACTTCCCGGGGGTGAAGGCGTCGTCGAAGTAGGTCTCCACGTCGCCGTCGCCCGAGATGAGCCCGGCCTCGGACAGCACCTCCAGCGTGGACTCCCAGTCCTCGGTGGCGTTCGCGCCGGGAGCCTGGCCCTCGGTGGCGTCCGTGTGGAGCAGCTCGATGGTCTCCTCCCACTGGTGCAGCAGCACCTCCTGCGACGGCATCTGCGGGTCCTTGCCCTCCATCGCGGCCACCGCCGCCTCGGGGTCCTCCTGCGCGGCCTCGAAGGCCTCGGAGGTCGCCGCGACCAGCGCCTCGACGAGCTCCGGGTCGTTCTCGATGGTGTCGGTGGGCGCGATGAGGCCGTTGCTGAAGAAGTTCAGGCCGGCGTCGGAGTAGCGCAGGTACTCGACGTCCTTGCCGCTCTTGTCGGCGATGGTCGGGCCCTGGTCGTGCGCGAAGCCGATGAGGCCGTCGACCTTGCCCGAGAGCATGGCGGCGATCTTGCCCGCGGCGTCGAGGTTCTGCTGCGTCACATCGCCCTCCTCCAGGCCCACGGCCTCGAGGTACATCGGGAAGGTCGTGGTCGGGGCGTCGCCCGCGGAGACCGCGATGGTCTTGCCCTTGAGGTCTTCCGGGCTGGAGATGCCGGAGTCGGCGAAGACCTGCACGGCCGACGGCGTGGTCTGCAGGAAGACGCCGACGCTCTTGATGCCGACGCCCTTGTCGATGTTCGCGAGGACGGCCGGGGTGTCCGCCCAGCCGAAGTCGACCTGCCCCTGCCCGACGGCCTGCGCGGTCTTCGTCGAGCCCTGGCCGGCCTTGATCGTGAGGTCGATGCCGTGCTCCTCGAAGATGCCCTGGTCGACGCCGTAGTAGAACGCGGCGTGCTCGCCGTACGGGTACCAGTTGAGCATGAGGGTGACCGGCGTGAGCTCGCCGCCGTCACCGTCGCCGGAGCTCGCCGGGGCCGTCGACCCTCCGCAGCCGGAGAGGGCGAGCACCGCGGCGGACGCGAGGGCGATCGAGCTGAGGATGGTGCCTGACTTCTTCATCAGTGCCTTCTTTCGTGGGGGCGAGGGGGGTCAGAGTCGGACGGTGGCCGCGGCGACGTCGCGCTTGGAGGCGTGCCACGGGATGAGGAAGCGCTCGGCGATCTGGATGATGCCGAAGAGGATGACGCCGAGCAGCGACATGATGATGAGCGCGGCGAAGAGCATGGCGGTGTCGAGGTTGCCGTTGGCCTGGAGGATCACGTAGCCGAGGCCCTCGTTCGCGCCGACGAACTCGCCGACGACGGCACCGGTGACCGCGAGCGTCGCGGCGACCTTGAGGCCGGAGAGGAGCTCGGGCAGCGCCGCGGGGAGCCGCACCTTGAGGAAGGTCTTGAAGCGGCTGGCTCCCATGGTCGACGCGAGCTGGAGGATCTCCGGGTCGACGGTGCGCAGACCCGCGAGGCCCGAGATGACGACAGGGAAGAACGCCATGAGCACGGCCACGAGGATCTTCGGCTCCGCTCCGAACCCGAGCCAGACGACGAACAGCGGGGCGATGGCGATCTTCGGGATGACCTGAGCGAAGAGGATGACGGGATAGAGCGTCTGCTCCAGGCCTCGCGAGTAGACCATGAGCACCGCGACGAGGACGCCGACGACGACCGCGATGACGAACCCGATCACGGTCTCGTAGGTGGTGACCCAGGTGTTCTGCGCGAGGTAGGCGGCGTTGTCGGTGAAGGCGGCCCAGGTGTCGGCAGGCGACGGGATGATGAAGGCCGGCACCCACCCGAGGCTCGTGGAGACCCACCAGAGCGCGAGCACCGCGAGCACGAAGACGAGCGGGTGCCAGTGGCGGCTCCACCAGCGGACGATGCCCGGAGGCTCGGGACGATCGGCGGCCAGCGCCAGGGTCATGGTCGCGGAGGGGGCAGACGACATGGGGTCCTCGACATCTTCGTGAAGGATTCGGGAAAGCGCATTCCCGTTCGGTGTTGCGAGTCTATGCCGACGGTTCTGCCGTGTCAACGCATGGCCGTGTCCCCGCCGTCGTCGCCCCCACGGGCGGGGCGTCCGGGCCGGTCACCGCGTCCGCGCGAGAGCCGCGCCCGCGACCCGGAGCCAGCGTGCGGGATCGGTCAGGGCGGCGGTCGTCGACCCCGCCAGCGCGGTCAACGACACCGCCTCCGCGAACAGGCTCGTGTCCGCATCCTCCGAGATCCGTCCTGCGGCGAGCAGCGGTCGCGCCCCCGCCTCCGCCGCGAGCGCGGCGAGGAACGACGGCACCTTCCCGTCGCCCGACTGTCCGTCGTAGGATCCCTCGCCGGTGATCACGACGTCGGCACCACGGACGGCTCCGGCCAGATCGATGAGCGCGGCCACCTCGGCCGCCCCCGGAGTGAGGACCCCGCCCCAGCGCACGAGAGCGGCGCCCGTCCCGCCGGCGGCCCCCGTGCCCGGCAGCTCCGGATCGACGGACAGGAGGACGGCGAGATGGGCGAGCGCGTCGTCGACACGGGCGATGTCCTCCGGCGCCGTGAGGCCCTTCTGCGGGCCGAACACCGCTGCCGCGCCACGCGGGC from Microbacterium paraoxydans includes the following:
- a CDS encoding ABC transporter permease is translated as MSSAPSATMTLALAADRPEPPGIVRWWSRHWHPLVFVLAVLALWWVSTSLGWVPAFIIPSPADTWAAFTDNAAYLAQNTWVTTYETVIGFVIAVVVGVLVAVLMVYSRGLEQTLYPVILFAQVIPKIAIAPLFVVWLGFGAEPKILVAVLMAFFPVVISGLAGLRTVDPEILQLASTMGASRFKTFLKVRLPAALPELLSGLKVAATLAVTGAVVGEFVGANEGLGYVILQANGNLDTAMLFAALIIMSLLGVILFGIIQIAERFLIPWHASKRDVAAATVRL
- a CDS encoding LLM class flavin-dependent oxidoreductase encodes the protein MNDVALSVLDLVPVRSGQTSAEAITASLSLAATADRLGYRRYWFAEHHNMPAVASTTPPVLIAAAATRTSRIRLGSGGVMLPNHAPLIVAEQFAALEAIAPGRIDLGLGRAPGSDPVITQLLRGSGTTSDVEQFPRHVQDIAALFTADGATVRFTSGGEYTVRATPAATGVPEVWLLGSSDYSAQLAASLGLPYVFANHFSGQGLERALDLYRTNYRPSEEHPEPRTFLTVNAVAAPTAEEAEARALPQLRMMARLRLNQPLVALETVEQALAAEHDAATDQVVEAARSRWFVGTGESVAAEVRSFASTYGVDEVMLSPVAGAYDAEPKDSAAGRAQTLELVAGA
- a CDS encoding ABC transporter substrate-binding protein encodes the protein MKKSGTILSSIALASAAVLALSGCGGSTAPASSGDGDGGELTPVTLMLNWYPYGEHAAFYYGVDQGIFEEHGIDLTIKAGQGSTKTAQAVGQGQVDFGWADTPAVLANIDKGVGIKSVGVFLQTTPSAVQVFADSGISSPEDLKGKTIAVSAGDAPTTTFPMYLEAVGLEEGDVTQQNLDAAGKIAAMLSGKVDGLIGFAHDQGPTIADKSGKDVEYLRYSDAGLNFFSNGLIAPTDTIENDPELVEALVAATSEAFEAAQEDPEAAVAAMEGKDPQMPSQEVLLHQWEETIELLHTDATEGQAPGANATEDWESTLEVLSEAGLISGDGDVETYFDDAFTPGK
- the pheA gene encoding prephenate dehydratase yields the protein MNAVTARRTYSYLGPAGTFTEAALDQVAEARGQDWRPVHNVGEALADVLEGRSDAAMIAIENSIEGGVSTTQDALATLPGLRIIGEYLVRVNFVLVAPRGTTLDQVEVIAAHPVAYAQCHGWLGEHLPTHSHVPAASNVASAIGVLDGTSPAQAAIAAPGIVQHYDVDVLAEGIGDNAAAVTRFVLVTRTTRSPAPTGADKTSLIVELPHDHPGSLLEMLEQFSTRGINLSLIESRPIGDELGRYRFVIDADGHIEHERMADALLGIRRFSPRVVFLGSYPRADRQIVQYPDRYSDEIFIEARDWLRGILSGEPES
- the pgm gene encoding phosphoglucomutase (alpha-D-glucose-1,6-bisphosphate-dependent), with the translated sequence MSSRAGLPAEESDLIDVDELIAAYYDRVPNPDVASERVVFGTSGHRGSSLTKSFNENHILATTQAIVDYRAAQGITGPLFLGRDTHALSLPAERSAIEVLLANGVDVRVDARDSWVPTPALSHAILTYNRDRAADDPGRADGIVVTPSHNPPRDGGFKYNPPHGGPADTDATGWIADRANQLIAGGLTEVRRERFADVDWDAITGYDFRDAYVRDLPSIIDIEAIRRAGVRIGADPLGGASVEYWSLIAEMHDIDLTVVNPEVDPTWRFMTLDWDEKIRMDPSSPSAMASLVAKKGDYDILTGNDADADRHGIVTPDAGLMNPNHFLAVAIDYLFSHREHWPREAAVGKTLVSSMIIDRVAESLGRRLLEVPVGFKWFVPGLLDGSVAFGGEESAGASFLRHDGSVWSTDKDGILLCLLAAEILAVTGKTPSQRYAELEDAFGASAYQRVDAPATPEQKATLGKLAPESVTATTLAGEDIIAKLSHAPGNGAAIGGLKVQTPHAWFAARPSGTEDVYKLYAESLRGPEHLAEVQAEARAVVSAALGD
- a CDS encoding ABC transporter ATP-binding protein, translating into MDTHVQQERGPAATSTAPALEVSDLAITFASKRRQVTALEGVDLRVEEGEFLSIAGPSGCGKSTLLKAVAGLTAPSRGSIRLRGDEVRGPRQDIGYVFQRAALLEWRSVRGNILLQAEMRGMDMRKAQARADELIEMTGLTGFEKSLPHELSGGMQQRVSLCRALLHEPRVLLMDEPFGALDALTRERMNVELNRIWSATGTTVLLVTHSVAEAVYLASRVIVMGPRPGRILEEHRVDLPARRGYADVLEREEFHRVSSRVRELLGSSTDAD